The window TTAACTATCTTATCGTACGACTTGAAGCGTGTGTTGCCATGCAAACCTTTTATCTTCTAAGAGTGTTTAGCATGCTGGAGTATGTATGGAGTGATTGTCCTGACCAATGCATTGAGCATCCTATGAATTCTATCGATGGAAACCTTTAGACATCTTCATTCTTATCTGCATGAATGCTGGTTTGCATCTGATGAGCTTAGGTTTTGGAGAAAATTGTTTCAATAGAACAATATATATGCCCCAACGTCTTAACTCAAGGTTTGAGTTCGAAGGACCAAGCATCCGCAAGAcgagtttccaaaaaaaaaatgacatgagCTGACAAGTTGGATTGAACTGAAGTAGAAATTTAGAACTTTCTCATTGGTGTCACACGTGAAGTAGTTTTCATTCCTCTTAGCAATAGAAAAGAAGAACCAGTTAGTACTTCGCACCTATGATTTTCCCTATATCAATAACACTACTTTCTTGAAGTGGATAATCTGGACGCGAAGAGGTATACATCTCTCTACCAAATATTCATTTTGATGAATAGGCAGTATGGCATATGGACACGCTTAAATGTCGAGTGAAAGAAGTTATGCCATCAAATAGTTGCTCCAATCTTTCCTTTCGAACCAAGCACATTTAGATACAAAATCTTCGACTCATCTTATAATTTATCATATGAAAAGTTTTACTTGATGGTAAGATATGCTTGGAGAATATTCTTCTAATCTGATGATAGACGGTTATTTTTCCGTTGCAGCTGAATTTGATAGCTAAACTAAGCCATCCATATCTTTTAGAGTACAAAGATGCTTGGGTGGACAAGGTATCCTATCATCCAGTTTTGTGGTTGCTTGGATCAGAAAGTGCATAACGTAGCCTTTAATAGTTGCGATTATTGCTGCATAAGCTGCACCAGAGAAAAAGCtccactttctttttctttcaggGGAGCTGTATATGCATCGTTGCCGATTATTGCAAAGATGAAAATATGTGAGTGATTATCCCTGACTTTGCTAACATTTTAAATGTGTACCTATAAGGAAAgataagaataaagaacaaaaggaGCAACTAAACGAGGGAAGGGAAAACAATTGTTAAGTAAAATTCTTCATCATTGTCACCGGCTATATTTTATCGTAAAATATGGCTAACCTGTGTTTGTAGAGCCCAACCTTTTGCCAAGATCGTGGCTGTTTTCAGCCTGTGTTGTAAGCACATCCAGGTATCTGGAGAATGAAAGACCTCAGATTTCATAAATACTCCCTCATACCAAGAACAATGGAAGGGGTAATGAggtttaaaataatgaaatgaataGGATGATCATAGAACTTCTTTTGTGGTGTAATCTGAGGACGGTGACGATTTTTTTTCCCCGTGTTCAGGGCAGAGGTCATGAGGAAGTCTAGAGGAGCACTTTTCCCGGAAGAGGTAGTTAAATGTGATTTCAATACTTATGAATCTTCTCTGTGCCTTCCCGGTAGCTTAAAAAATTGCGTgtttttatgtagtttttttcCTGCTATTATGGAAGCTCTGCAAATGGCTGACTCATCTATTGTTAGCTTTGGAGCATCTGCATTCAAACCACCTTCATCATAGAGAACTCAAGGTAAAAACTTGTTGTAATTGGCGAAATAGAAATGCCTTCTTAGCATGAAACATTTTTAacgtgaactattttgaattcagTTATGTAACATATTCATCACAAAGGACAACGACATCAGGTTAGGTATGAATACCCGAACAATTGCTTGATTGGGTCATCTTTTCTTCTTTACTATCCTTCAAATTTACTTGATTGTCACAGATGATTTTGGATTAGGAAAATTGCTAGATGCAGAAGGCCTTGCTTCCTCGGTATGAATTTCTATTGCGGCAAAATGAACCTCTTACTTACATGCAATTTTCGACAATCGATTCAGCATATCTATTTAGCAAGAGAGAAATCCCATCTCCCTCCGAGACCGAGAAAACCTAAAATTTGCTTTTATTTTCAGTCATAGGTACCAAAATGTTGTGGTGGAAATCTtcctttttatgaaaaaaaaatattgtggtatTCATCATATTACAAAGCTCCTGTCGCCATAGCACCTAGCTTAATGCATTTGAGAAAAAGACGTCGAGTTGTACAGCTAATCCTTAATTTTGGAACAAATTTCATGTAATAGGTATCTGGCACACCAAACGACATGTGCCGTGAGCTCCTTGCCGCCATACCCTATGGCTATAAATCTGATATATAGTCGCTTGGTAAGAAATAAGAATGTTGATGAAGCAATGTATCTCAGCTCTTTacatcatgtccctaatactaacaCTTTAATGTGATTTTAGGATACTGTATGTTTGACATTGCTGCACATCAACCCCCCTTTAAAGCTTCTGTGAGTTGATTTTTCAGCTATCTGAACTTCGTAAACAATACCTCGAAAAGTTATACTTGTtacgcaaaaaaaaaaagagaagttctTTATCCTGATANNNNNNNNNNNNNNNNNNNNNNNNNNNNNNNNNNNNNNNNNNNNNNNNNNNNNNNNNNNNNNNNNNNNNNNNNNNNNNNNNNNNNNNNNNNNNNNNNNNNCAGCTATCTGAACTTCGTAAACAATACCTCGAAAAGTTATACTTGttacgcaaaaaaaaaaaagagaagttctTTATCCTGATATCTTCTATATGATATAGTGACAATGTAAATCCAACAGGACAAAACTGGacttatcaacaaaataaaaCGGGGTTTGTTCTCACCACTTCCGATTATATACTCCTCCACCTTGTAAGTATCTTCCTTCTCAGCACGCCACAAGTATAACAAATCAGTCAGTTGACAAAGCGGATTTAATTCTTGCAGGAAATTGATTCTAAAAAGCTCCAGAACACCGACCTACAGTGAGTGCGAGCTACATATGTTCAAATGTTATTCTTTCCGTTTCAGTCTGTTAagtcttattttcctttttagtctatttaaaagagaatgtttctttcctttttcaacaACTCCTTAATTCTAACTTTCTACGTGGCATGTTTAAAGATCACAAACTTAAATTACATTTTGATACATTCTGCATACCTTtattttaagaccacaagattcaagtcttcttttctttcttaaacttcgtgccaaATTAAAAccagaaaaacaaaatgaaacggagggagtttTAAATTGAGATtcatcttgataatttttttagctCTACTTATAGGCTGCCGAGctattgagacatcaacatttgcaaccatacctCCTCTTTTGTCACAACCCTTCATCTGCGTTTCTTCCTGTGAAGTCCCCGGGCAGAACGAAAGAGAAAACACGACCATCACCTGGAAAATCTATCAGTCCGATAGGTAGCAGAGACAGATAGTTGAAGCTAAAAGAGAAGAGAACTGTCCTTTACCTTGACGAAAGTGATAACATTCAGCCAAGAAACTTATCTGACAATTATAACACGTTCCGAGCCAAACTTGACACTAAGAGAGTAGATCCAACAAGCTACTCGGTCACTATCTTTCGAGATAGTGAGGATTCTAAAAGTGGGGAGATGAGTGAGGCAGCTGTTTGCAATGGATATGATCAACAGGAGACTATCTCACAAACAGAAACTACGATCACTCCAAGCTCATCAAGTTCAAGGGCAAAAACATGGTCCGAGGAACAAGAGCATGTTTCTCCAGAGCATGTTAGTCGATTTGATGAGGGTGATACGAAGAATAACAAGACAAAAGAGCTTGAGGTGTTGAGCAGTCCACTGGACCATGAGGAAGCAGATATAGTGGAATGTATCTCGGCAAAATCTAGCAGAATGACATTGTCTGATGGAAGATTCAATGATAAAACACGATCCTTTGATGAAGAAAGCACTTCATCTAATTCACAGTCGGCTAAACCAGATCCAGAGGCAGCACCAAGATGCTATGTTGATGAAACTGAAAATGGTAGCGAGTGTAGAGAAGTTGCTATTGACTGCTTGTCAACCGAATGCGATGGTTCACTTCTAAACAAAGACGAGCTAGAAAAGAAATCGACCATGGTTTATGACACCAAACAGTAACAAAGACGCTCTTCGAGCACTGGATGATAAGTTTTTGCTGCTCAAGTCACTAGCCGCATTAGCTAGTAAGGAGGACAAAGACGAC of the Capsicum annuum cultivar UCD-10X-F1 unplaced genomic scaffold, UCD10Xv1.1 ctg70167, whole genome shotgun sequence genome contains:
- the LOC124894123 gene encoding serine/threonine-protein kinase Nek6-like produces the protein MSEAAVCNGYDQQETISQTETTITPSSSSSRAKTWSEEQEHVSPEHVSRFDEGDTKNNKTKELEVLSSPLDHEEADIVECISAKSSRMTLSDGRFNDKTRSFDEESTSSNSQSAKPDPEAAPRCYVDETENGSECREVAIDCLSTECDGSLLNKDELEKKSTMSLAALASKEDKDDWGNPTEQRAEALEFLLEVCVRLLKQEKSRETAIRLTKSLMTAQKLSKGS